The DNA segment CAAGGGTGAAAGCGTGTTGGATACCGCACGCGCTTACGTTGCTATGGGTGCTGATGTGCTGGTCGTGAGGCATAAATCCACATCAGTTCCTCAGCAACTAGCTGCTGACCTAGATCAGCTTGGAAAGCGTACGATGATCCTCAACGGTGGCGACGGCCTTCACAGTCATCCGAGTCAAGGCTTACTGGATCTATTCACGTTGGCACGACACTTTAACGCCCAACACCCGATGTTAGATGTGCTGGATGGTAAAAAAGTCGTGATTGTCGGAGATATACTCCACTCCCGTGTTGCTCGTTCCAACCTCTGGGCTCTTACTGCCTGTGGTGCTGATGTGGTGTTATGCGGTCCTCCTAGTCTTTTGCCAGACGATTTCTCGGCGTTTGTTGATGCGCCGCCACCGGGGCTGTCGTGTGATCCCGTTATGCAGCGTGGGCGGGTCACAGTCGAGCGTCGTCTTGAACAGGCGTTGCCTGGAGCTGATGCTGTGATGACGTTGCGCTTACAAAAAGAACGCATGGCACAGCAGTTATTGACTAGCCTGGAGCGCTACCACAGGGATTACGGTGTTAGCCATGCGCGACTTCAGCTATGTGGACGGGAGGTTCCTGTGCTACATCCGGGGCCAGTCAATCGTGGTATTGAGATGACAAGCGCATTGCTAGATGACCCGTCGATTTGCCTTGTAGAAGAGCAAATAAGAAACGGTATTCCTGTGCGAATGGCATTGCTTTATTTGATGACAGCAACAAAGTCTGCAGCGGAACCGTCTTTACCGTCTTTCGCGCCGATTAGTTCTTGAGGGTTGGGAAATTTGGAAATTTCGTAGCGAGGTAACAGCACAAGGTTGCATCCGGTGCATTAATGGATTATCTTTTTTCTAACTCTCGTTTATCTGCAGTAACTGCAAAGGTTATTTATGATTTGAATTGATGGTTGCTGGTAGTGGAAAAATTCGATTTCACGATAACGTAGTTGTCAGGATCCAAGCAACAATCTGTTGTTGTTGCTTTTAAGGCAAGAATGCTTGCAGTCCGGATTACGGTATGGACTTGAGGTGCATTCAGTATTTATCTGTGATTTGACATGCTCTCACTAAGATTTCAATTAGGAAACATAACTTTTGTATTCAAACTCTGCGTGGAAATTTTATATTTATTTTGTGAAGTACTTGTATTCTATTCGATTAATAACGTCTTCGGTTTGATTGTCATAAAGGGAAGATTGCTTCACCAAGTAAGATTCTGTACCGATCCATATTTAAGAATGTGAAAATACTTTGGTTTGTTTTTAATTCCCGCTTTGATCTTTTAAATCTAAATTAGTTTGAACGCCTCAAGAAATAGTCCATAAAGGAATCCAATCCTACTGAGGTTTAACAAGTGTTCTAGCAACATCCATTGCGATTTTCTTTTACGGATGCGCCGCATGGTGAGCTCGCTTCCTAGAACCACAATAAGTGCAGCAACTGGATCCATCTGAGAAAGAACACCTGCTACAGACGTCGTAGCACTGCCTAGTAAGAAGCCGCTGAATAAGGCAATGACCAATAACGACAGCCGTCTCCATGGATTTTGAGCCCAACAGTCAAAACGGTCAACCACATCGCCCCATTGGCTTTGTAATCGAGTGGTCTGGAATCGTCGCACAATTCACACCAAAAAGATAGACAGGAATGCTGTCTTAATGATTCTCATCATCCAGTCAAAGCTCTATAGCTCTTTATTTATGACGGGAATAAAAGTGTTGCAGCAAGCCTCATACCCCCATAAACATCAGATTTCATAAAGAATTACAGAAAATCCCTAGACTAAATATTATAAGGATTTGTGAAATAAGACCAAAATGAATTTATTCAGTAATGAATTCATTCAGTTTGGAGATGTTTTATGCTGAAACTTATTTGGACTCAGCTTTTGCTTTTCGCGATGAACTACTTTCAAGAAGCTCTAGCAAGGCTTCCATCTGGGCCATAACTCCACGTACTTCTCCAACCTCGGGCAAAAGACCGTCTTCCATCACTCCTTGATGCATCTCGCGAAGCTCCTGGCGGATGTAGCGCAGGTGGCTAACGACCTGTTCGCGTTTCGACTGCGACATCGATAACAGGAAATTTCACTTTTCCTCTTTTACCCCATGATGCGCCAGTATTGTTGAATCCGTTGGTGGCCAACAGTTCGGGTTTTGAATGTCAGCAGCGCTGCCGAGCAAGCTGGAACACGCATGAAAATAGTTGAATCAAGTTCCTGTAGGAGAGGAAAGTGGGAAGAAACACTCCAGGTCTAATGGAGAATAGGGGACTTGAACCCCTGACCTCTGCAGTGCGATCGCAGCGCTCTACCAGCTGAGCTAATTCCCCACCACTTGACGTTAACTGCTGATCACTGCGCCGGTTCAAACCTAAGTTGTCATACCTTTGTCAAACCTGATGGCCACGCCAGAACAACTCAAGTCGTTTAATGAAGAAACGATCGCAGAGCTCGCACTCAGATTAGAAGAGGATGACTACTCCATTCCATTTGATAGCCTCTCTGATTGGCATTTGTTACGTGCGCTGGCCATTCACCGTCCGGAGTTAGCACTTCCCTACCACCATCTCATAGACCAAGAACCCTTTGACGAAGACTGATTCGGTGCTACCAGGAGCAGGGCCTCTATTGAGGCGGCATGTACTTGTGGCAGCTAGCGGCAGCATCGCAGCTGTGAAAACGCCTTTGTTAGTCAGTGCACTGATCAAGGCTGGTGCTGTGGTGCGCTGTTTGGTTACTCCTAATGCGGAGCACCTAGTTAGTCCTATTGCTTTAGCAAGTCTCAGCCGCCATCATTGTTATCGGGATAGCGATCAATGGGATCCATCGAGAAGCCGGCCTTTGCATATTGAGTTGGCTGAATGGGCAGAAGTAGTTGTAGTAGCTCCTATGAGCGTCAGCTCTCTGAGCCGTTGGTGTCAGGGATCGGCTAACGGTTTATTAGCCAGCGTTCTACTGGCGATTGAAGTACCTGTGTTGGTTGCTATAGCGATGAATACAGCCATGTGGAAACACCCGACTGTTCAACAAAACTGGAAGACGGTAAAGGCGTTTCCTGGTGTTGTTACGCTCTCTCCCACAACTGGATTGTTGGCCTGTGATCGTCTTGGTAATGGCCGTATGGCAGATCCAGATTTGATCATGTTGGCCATTGCATCTCTATTCAGTCGCACGGAAGCCAAAGCATTGGCTGATCGTGACTGGAAAGGTAAGCGGCTTTTAGTCACAGCAGGACCCACCCAAGAGTCGATTGATCAGGCTCGTGTTCTTACAAATCGCAGCAGCGGTCGTATGGGTGTGCTCTTGGCACAGGCGGCTCATCTCCGAGGTGCGAGCGTGCAGCTGATCCATGGTCCACTCTCTGTACCGGAAGCATGGTTAGAGGGACTGGATTGTTCCCCGGTACGTACTGCTGCAGAAATGCAGGAGGCTATTGCTGAACGACAGCCATTCGTTGAGTTTATTGCGATGGTAGCGGCTGTGACCGATTTCTGCCGAATTGAACCCTCGTCGGAAAAGTTATCAAAAACTCACTTGTCAGATTTTTTGGCTTCGGGTTGGAGTCAGGTGCCAGATTTGTTAGCGAATTTGTCGCGGCAACGTCCCGTCGGGCAGATATTGCTTGGTTTTGCTAGTCTGACCGGCGAGGATGCGATTTTGATCGAAAAAGGTGAAATTAAACGTCGGGTTAAGGGCTGCGATTTGCTAATGGTTAACCCTATAGATAGGCTGGGTCAGGGCTTTGATGATCAAGCTAATGGTGGTTGGTTGCTAGGGGAGAGCTGGATTCGCGAGATGCCGATTACATCAAAATTATCTCTAGCACATCGACTTCTCGATGAGATGCGCCAACTGCTTGTTAGCTCTGCGGTTGAACCAGGTTTAGTCGAGTTACCAGTGGTTAATATCTAGAAAGATGAACCGAAGTATTTTGATTTGAATCGGCGACGTCGGCAATTTGTGAGTTGTTGAAATTTACATAAGCTAGCTTTGTCTTGATTTGGTAAGTTTTATAGGATTAGCATTCGTTAGCATCATACCCAGTGACGGCGTCAAGCTGTACTGTTTTCCTATGCGCATCCGTTCCTTGCTGGTCATAGTGCTGGCGTTGTGTTTCACTTTTTTAACCACGGCTTGCAGCGGCAGTACCGTTGCAAGCCGTGGTGAGTCCAATGTGACCTATGATGACATTCGCAACACTGGTAAAGCTAACGATTGCCCTACAATCGGGGACTCAGCACGTGGTTCTATTCCTCTAACCATTGGCGGGAAATATCAGCTTCGCGAAATCTGTATGCATCCTGTACAGGTTTACGCAAAGGAAGAGCCCAAGAATATTCGTCAGAAAGCTGAATTTGTTGAAGGCAAAATTCTGACGCGTTATACGTCTAGCCTTGATGAGGTTTACGGTGACTTAACAGTAACTGAATCCGGTCTTCAGTTTCAAGAGAAAGGTGGGATCGATTTCCAACCGATTACGGTGCTGGTTCCTGGCGGCGAAGAGTTTCCCTTCGCATTTTCTAGTAAGTCTTTGAATGCCAACGCTGATGGTACCGCCATCACCACTAGTACCGATTTTGAAGGAACCTATCGCACTCCAAGTTATCGCACGAGTAATTTCATTGACCCCAAGGGTCGTGCTTTGACCACCGGTGTTCAGTATGCTCAGGGTCTGATTGCACTCGGAGGAGACGAAAAAGATCTTGAGAAGGACAATAACAAGCGATATATTGATGGCCTTGGTAACATGAGTATGTCAATAACCCGGGTAGATCCTGAGACCGGAGAGTTTGTTGGCGTCTTTACAGCGATTCAGCCATCCGATTCTGATATGGGTGGTCGTGAAGTGGTTGACATTAAGGTTAGTGGCGATTTGTATGGACGTTTAGAGGAGGTTTAAATTCACATAAAGTCCCATACAAAGGGAATTATTACTACTTTCCCTTTGTATGGGACTTTATGTGAATTTAAACCCAATCTATAATATTAGCCGGTCCTAATTAACTACCATGACCGCCAGCGCCTTTACTCCAAGTCAACGGTCAGGGGTAATAGCCCCTCACGGAGGTGACTTGCTAAACCTAATGGTACCTGAGGCTAATCGCACTACAGTTAGTGCCTCAGCTACCAAATCATTGGAGTGCTCTGATCGCAGTGCCTGCGATATCGAACTCTTAATAATAGGCGCTTTTTCCCCGCTCCGTGGCTTTATGCATCAGGAAGACTATAACGCTGTTGTCGCAAGGAATCGTACCGTCTCTGGCCACCTTTTTGGCCTGCCGATCGTGATGGATACAGATCAGGAAGATGTTATCGTAGGTGACAGACTTTTGCTTAACTACAAAGGTCAAGAGCTTGCTGTTCTTGATGTTGAGAGCAAATGGGAACCAGATAAAGTTATTGAGGCACAGAGTTGTTACGGTACTACATCACTCGAGCATCCTGCCACGCGCATGATTGCGATGGAGCGTAAACGCTTTTACTTAGGTGGAACTTTAAAGGGTTTGTCACTACCGAAACGTGTATTTCCATGCAAAACCCCCGCTGAAGTTCGTGCTGGTCTACCAAGCGGTGAAGACGTAGTAGCTTTCCAATGCCGTAATCCCATTCACCGCGCCCACTATGAACTGCTCACCCGTGCGCTTCATGCTCCAAATGTGAGCAAGAACGCAGTGGTGCTAGTTCACCCCACTTGTGGTCCAACACAACAAGATGATATACCAGGGGCTATGCGTTTTGAAACCTATGAACGCTTGGCTGCAGAAGTAGATAATGATCGGATTCACTGGGCTTACCTCCCTTATGCGATGCATATGGCAGGACCCCGGGAGGCATTGCAGCATATGATCATTCGCCGTAATTATGGTTGTACCCGCTTTATCATCGGGCGTGACATGGCGGGCTGTAAATCTTCCCTCAGCGGTAGCGATTTCTATGGGCCCTATGAGGCTCAGAATTTTGCCAAGGAATGCGCGCCAGAGCTTGCCATGGAAACGGTACCATCGTTGAATCTTGTTTACACAGATGAGGAAGGTTATGTCACCGCTGAGTACGCTGAAACTCACCGGCTTCATGTTAAAAAACTGAGCGGTACCCAGTTTCGCAAGATGCTGCGCAGTGGTGAGGAAATCCCTGAGTGGTTTGCTTTTAAGAGTGTTGTTAAAGCTCTCCGCGCCCTATGAATTGCGAGGACTCGTTTAACATTCCTTCATCTGTGAGGGGCGACCTGTGAACAAGCGTTGGCGCAACATCGGACTTGGCACCCTGCTGGTAGTTGCCATTGTGGTAATTACACCAGCTTTTTTTGGTGGCAGCAATGGCAGTCAGTCCCAGATCAATACCATTCGGTATAGCGAATTCGTTGAAGCTGTTAAAGACGACCAAATCAGTCGCGTTTTGATTGCTCCAGACCAGGGCACAGCCCAAGTCGTTGAGAATGATGGTCGCCGCGCTCAGGTAAATCTTGCACCTGATCGTGAGCTGCTTAGCCTCCTTACCAGTCATAACGTTGACATTGCTGTTCAACCTTCCCGTCAGACTCCCGGTTGGCAGCAAGCAGCTGGGAGTTTAATTTTTCCGCTACTTCTCCTTGGTGGTTTGTTTTTCCTTTTCCGCCGTGCCCAAAGTGGTAGCGGTGGTAATCCTGCGATGCAGTTCGGTAAGAGCAAAGCACGAGTCCAAATGGAACCTTCCACCCAGGTAACTTTTACAGATGTAGCCGGTATTGAAGGAGCCAAACTGGAGCTAACCGAGGTAGTGGATTTTCTCAAAAATCCTGACCGTTTTACAGCTGTCGGCGCCAAAATCCCGAAAGGAGTTTTGCTAGTAGGTCCTCCGGGAACCGGTAAAACTCTTTTGGCCAAAGCTGTTGCCGGTGAGGCAGGCGTTCCGTTCTTTTCTATCTCTGGTTCAGAATTCGTGGAGATGTTCGTTGGCGTTGGCGCAAGTCGCGTCCGTGATTTGTTTGAACAGGCCAAAAAGAATTCTCCCTGCATTGTGTTCATTGACGAAATCGATGCTGTTGGTCGTCAGCGAGGTGCTGGTCTAGGCGGTGGTAACGACGAACGTGAACAGACTTTGAATCAACTCCTCACCGAGATGGACGGGTTTGAGGGCAACACAGGCATAATCATTGTTGCTGCCACCAACCGGCCTGATGTGCTTGATGCGGCCTTAATGCGTCCAGGTCGTTTCGATCGTCAAGTCACGGTTGACCGTCCTGATTATCTGGGGCGTCTGCAAATTTTGGGAGTTCATGCCCGTGGCAAGACGCTAGCCAAGGATGTTGATTTGGACAAGGTGGCGCGGCGTACACCTGGTTACACCGGTGCAGATCTTGCTAACTTGCTGAATGAAGCAGCAATTCTGGCTGCTCGTCGTGAGCTAACAGAAGTAAGCAACGACGAGATCAGTGACGCCATTGAACGTGTAATGGCAGGCCCCGAGAAGAAAGACCGTTTCATGAGTGAGCGCCGGGCTCGTTTGGTTGCTTACCATGAGGCTGGTCATGCTTTAGTCGGAGCTTTGATGCCTGATTACGACCCCGTTCAGAAGATCTCGATTATTCCTCGTGGCAATGCCGGTGGCCTGACATTCTTTACACCTAGTGAAGAACGCATGGAATCAGGTCTGTACTCCCGTGCCTATCTCCAGAATCAGATGGCAGTTGCCCTTGGTGGCAGGGTTGCTGAAGAGATTGTCTACGGCGAGGACGAAGTTACCACAGGCGCTTCTAACGATCTCCAACAGGTTGCTTCGACGGCTCGTCAAATGATTACCCGTTTCGGTATGAGTGACGTCCTTGGTCCAGTCGCCTTAGGCCGTGCGCAGGGAGGTATGTTTCTTGGACGTGACATTGCTGCTGAACGCGATTTCTCCGAAGAGACAGCTGCAACTATCGATCAAGAAGTTTCTGATCTCGTTGATGTCGCTTATAAACGTGCCACCAAGGTCTTGGTTGATAATCGCGCGGTTCTTGATGAACTCGCCTCGATACTTGTAGAACAAGAAACCGTCGATGCTGAGGAGCTTCAGGAGCTTTTAATCAAGCGTGACGTCCGGGCTGCTGAATACGTCTGATTCCTATCATTGTACATGGTTGGCGCGTCAAGAGGCATTAATTGCTTCGCTGCGCAGCCAACCTCTTCTTTTGGTTGTTCGCCCGGCGATAAAAGACCTCACTGGCTCTAGTAATCTTCTGATTCAGCTGCACGATCTTCACGAAGCCGGCCTGCGCCATATCGAACTAGCGTGGAGTTCGCATTCTGGTTGGATCCCTTGGGTCAAACAAGTTAGACAATGCTGTCCGCGTTTTCAATTGGCTGCTGCTTCGATTACAGCACCGATGGCATTATTCGATTTGCAAACCCTTGATTTTGCTTATGCGATGTCTCCCTGCTGGGATCCTACTCTTGTGAGTTTAGCAAGGGATCAGGGAATACTCCTTGTGCCAGGAGTCTTTAGTCCAACTGAGGTACATCAAGCGGTGTCATTTGGGTGTCGACTAGTCAAGCTGTTCCCTGCCATAACTCTCGGTATTTCATATTGGAATAGGCTGGCTGCCCCTTTGGGTTCACTTCCATTCGTAATTGCAGCGGGCGGGTTGACTGCCCATGACTTATCTAATTGGCTCTCTGCAGGTTACGATGCTGTTGCTCTTGGACATCAAACAGTTGGTTCGGACGGAGTTGATCCTAAACTTTTCACCTGGCTAACTCAAGTTTCGAACCTAGCTTAACAAGCTTCTATTCGACTACATGAGCTTGTAATTCACCATCGGACCGAGCTATAAGTAAATCTAAGCTTATATTTCAGCCATAAAAAATAGAGATTTTTCCTTTAATCATCGCCACAAAAAATTAACTACTACTGAGATAGTATATGATTTAAAACGCGGTCAAATCTTGACATAGTTAATAGTTGATTATGTTTTAAATATGTCTTATTCACCGAAGTAAGTTTTTACCTTAAATAATGAGGAATTCGTTTTCA comes from the Synechococcus sp. M16CYN genome and includes:
- a CDS encoding aspartate carbamoyltransferase catalytic subunit; translated protein: MSGWSHRHLLDLASFSREDFAEILELAQRFRSLPVTGVRKLPVLQGRLVVTLFFEPSTRTRNSFELAAKRLSADVMSFSPSSSSLSKGESVLDTARAYVAMGADVLVVRHKSTSVPQQLAADLDQLGKRTMILNGGDGLHSHPSQGLLDLFTLARHFNAQHPMLDVLDGKKVVIVGDILHSRVARSNLWALTACGADVVLCGPPSLLPDDFSAFVDAPPPGLSCDPVMQRGRVTVERRLEQALPGADAVMTLRLQKERMAQQLLTSLERYHRDYGVSHARLQLCGREVPVLHPGPVNRGIEMTSALLDDPSICLVEEQIRNGIPVRMALLYLMTATKSAAEPSLPSFAPISS
- a CDS encoding DUF565 domain-containing protein gives rise to the protein MRRFQTTRLQSQWGDVVDRFDCWAQNPWRRLSLLVIALFSGFLLGSATTSVAGVLSQMDPVAALIVVLGSELTMRRIRKRKSQWMLLEHLLNLSRIGFLYGLFLEAFKLI
- a CDS encoding DUF2555 domain-containing protein, whose amino-acid sequence is MATPEQLKSFNEETIAELALRLEEDDYSIPFDSLSDWHLLRALAIHRPELALPYHHLIDQEPFDED
- the coaBC gene encoding bifunctional phosphopantothenoylcysteine decarboxylase/phosphopantothenate--cysteine ligase CoaBC, which encodes MTKTDSVLPGAGPLLRRHVLVAASGSIAAVKTPLLVSALIKAGAVVRCLVTPNAEHLVSPIALASLSRHHCYRDSDQWDPSRSRPLHIELAEWAEVVVVAPMSVSSLSRWCQGSANGLLASVLLAIEVPVLVAIAMNTAMWKHPTVQQNWKTVKAFPGVVTLSPTTGLLACDRLGNGRMADPDLIMLAIASLFSRTEAKALADRDWKGKRLLVTAGPTQESIDQARVLTNRSSGRMGVLLAQAAHLRGASVQLIHGPLSVPEAWLEGLDCSPVRTAAEMQEAIAERQPFVEFIAMVAAVTDFCRIEPSSEKLSKTHLSDFLASGWSQVPDLLANLSRQRPVGQILLGFASLTGEDAILIEKGEIKRRVKGCDLLMVNPIDRLGQGFDDQANGGWLLGESWIREMPITSKLSLAHRLLDEMRQLLVSSAVEPGLVELPVVNI
- a CDS encoding photosystem II manganese-stabilizing polypeptide — protein: MRIRSLLVIVLALCFTFLTTACSGSTVASRGESNVTYDDIRNTGKANDCPTIGDSARGSIPLTIGGKYQLREICMHPVQVYAKEEPKNIRQKAEFVEGKILTRYTSSLDEVYGDLTVTESGLQFQEKGGIDFQPITVLVPGGEEFPFAFSSKSLNANADGTAITTSTDFEGTYRTPSYRTSNFIDPKGRALTTGVQYAQGLIALGGDEKDLEKDNNKRYIDGLGNMSMSITRVDPETGEFVGVFTAIQPSDSDMGGREVVDIKVSGDLYGRLEEV
- the sat gene encoding sulfate adenylyltransferase, with protein sequence MTASAFTPSQRSGVIAPHGGDLLNLMVPEANRTTVSASATKSLECSDRSACDIELLIIGAFSPLRGFMHQEDYNAVVARNRTVSGHLFGLPIVMDTDQEDVIVGDRLLLNYKGQELAVLDVESKWEPDKVIEAQSCYGTTSLEHPATRMIAMERKRFYLGGTLKGLSLPKRVFPCKTPAEVRAGLPSGEDVVAFQCRNPIHRAHYELLTRALHAPNVSKNAVVLVHPTCGPTQQDDIPGAMRFETYERLAAEVDNDRIHWAYLPYAMHMAGPREALQHMIIRRNYGCTRFIIGRDMAGCKSSLSGSDFYGPYEAQNFAKECAPELAMETVPSLNLVYTDEEGYVTAEYAETHRLHVKKLSGTQFRKMLRSGEEIPEWFAFKSVVKALRAL
- the ftsH gene encoding ATP-dependent zinc metalloprotease FtsH — its product is MNKRWRNIGLGTLLVVAIVVITPAFFGGSNGSQSQINTIRYSEFVEAVKDDQISRVLIAPDQGTAQVVENDGRRAQVNLAPDRELLSLLTSHNVDIAVQPSRQTPGWQQAAGSLIFPLLLLGGLFFLFRRAQSGSGGNPAMQFGKSKARVQMEPSTQVTFTDVAGIEGAKLELTEVVDFLKNPDRFTAVGAKIPKGVLLVGPPGTGKTLLAKAVAGEAGVPFFSISGSEFVEMFVGVGASRVRDLFEQAKKNSPCIVFIDEIDAVGRQRGAGLGGGNDEREQTLNQLLTEMDGFEGNTGIIIVAATNRPDVLDAALMRPGRFDRQVTVDRPDYLGRLQILGVHARGKTLAKDVDLDKVARRTPGYTGADLANLLNEAAILAARRELTEVSNDEISDAIERVMAGPEKKDRFMSERRARLVAYHEAGHALVGALMPDYDPVQKISIIPRGNAGGLTFFTPSEERMESGLYSRAYLQNQMAVALGGRVAEEIVYGEDEVTTGASNDLQQVASTARQMITRFGMSDVLGPVALGRAQGGMFLGRDIAAERDFSEETAATIDQEVSDLVDVAYKRATKVLVDNRAVLDELASILVEQETVDAEELQELLIKRDVRAAEYV
- a CDS encoding bifunctional 4-hydroxy-2-oxoglutarate aldolase/2-dehydro-3-deoxy-phosphogluconate aldolase — encoded protein: MTSGLLNTSDSYHCTWLARQEALIASLRSQPLLLVVRPAIKDLTGSSNLLIQLHDLHEAGLRHIELAWSSHSGWIPWVKQVRQCCPRFQLAAASITAPMALFDLQTLDFAYAMSPCWDPTLVSLARDQGILLVPGVFSPTEVHQAVSFGCRLVKLFPAITLGISYWNRLAAPLGSLPFVIAAGGLTAHDLSNWLSAGYDAVALGHQTVGSDGVDPKLFTWLTQVSNLA